The following coding sequences lie in one Panicum virgatum strain AP13 chromosome 6N, P.virgatum_v5, whole genome shotgun sequence genomic window:
- the LOC120679728 gene encoding G-type lectin S-receptor-like serine/threonine-protein kinase At2g19130, which produces MAGCNGMTVFRYTDLQRATKKFSEKLGGGGFGSVFKGFLNDSTTIAVKRLDHACQGEKQFRAEVSSIGIIQHINLVKLVGFCCEGARRLLVYEHMPNGSLDIHLFHSHAALLEWSTRYQIAWGVARGLAYLHESCRACVIHCDIKPENILLGDSFVPKIADFGMAKFLGRDFSRVLTSMRGTIGYLAPEWISGVAITPKVDVYAYGMVLLEIMSGRRNSCVPCSCGNNHDVYYPVHVAQKILEGDVRSLLDHRLHDNVNLKEVEIVCKVACWCIQDNEFDRPTMVEVVQIFEGLREINIPPMPRLLQAIAGSSSSTCS; this is translated from the exons ATGGCAG GTTGCAATGGCATGACTGTATTTCGATACACTGATTTACAACGTGCGACTAAAAAATTCTCAGAGAAGCTAGGAGGTGGTGGGTTTGGTTCTGTATTCAAGGGGTTTCTAAATGACTCGACTACCATAGCGGTGAAGAGACTTGATCATGCTTGTCAAGGGGAGAAGCAATTCAGAGCTGAAGTGAGCTCTATTGGAATCATCCAacatataaatttagtcaaattaGTTGGTTTCTGTTGTGAGGGTGCTAGAAGGTTGCTTGTTTATGAACACATGCCAAATGGCTCCCTTGATATCCATCTATTTCATAGCCATGCTGCATTATTAGAATGGAGTACAAGATATCAAATAGCCTGGGGAGTTGCCCGAGGATTGGCCTACTTGCATGAGAGCTGTCGAGCTTGCGTAATACATTGCGATATCAAACCAGAGAACATTCTCCTTGGAGATTCATTTGTCCCGAAAATTGCAGATTTTGGGATGGCCAAGTTTTTGGGAAGAGATTTTAGCCGAGTCCTAACTTCAATGAGAGGAACTATAGGGTACCTTGCGCCTGAATGGATCAGTGGTGTGGCTATTACACCAAAGGTTGATGTTTATGCCTATGGGATGGTTCTATTGGAAATTATGTCTGGAAGGCGGAATTCTTGCGTTCCATGTTCTTGCGGTAACAATCATGATGTCTATTACCCTGTGCATGTTGCACAGAAGATTCTTGAGGGAGATGTTAGGAGCTTGCTGGATCATAGATTACATGACAATGTGAATTTGAAGGAAGTTGAAATAGTTTGCAAGGTTGCATGTTGGTGCATTCAAGATAATGAGTTTGATCGGCCAACTATGGTCGAGGTGGTTCAGATCTTCGAGGGTCTACGTGAAATTAACATTCCTCCAATGCCTAGACTACTTCAAGCTATTGCTGGAAGCTCAAGTTCCACTTGCTCCTAG